Proteins encoded in a region of the Flammeovirga yaeyamensis genome:
- a CDS encoding SusC/RagA family TonB-linked outer membrane protein — protein sequence MSKRVLQFLFLFLGLVFTSNAQERKIEGVVMDASANTLPGATVMIEGTTIGAVTSFDGTFHIDAPANAEKIIVRLIGYKSLTVDIGTQSKFEFVLEEDVEQLEEVVVTALGIEKDKKSLGYSVSEVKGDDLKGSDNNVLNNLNGKVAGVMVNTSSGAPGASSRITIRGNSSLTGNNQPLFIIDGVPVDNSYNSGNTSSGGTDFGSPINDINPDDIESMSVLKGPNAAALYGSRAQNGAIVITTKSGKGSEGLGVSLSNTTTFQKPLLLPNYQNEYGQGLNGQFSFEDGANGGTYDGVDESWGPKLDAGLMIPQFFSNGEAVPWVSNPNNVEDFFETGHVSTTNLSIQNATELSHVRFSMMYSDQKGMVPNTGLENYSASLNFGHKIHENLQFDSKVTYSRRSSDNLPSQGYGENNVMQQFVWFGRQVDTNMLKDYKNPDGTPYNWNYSYHDNPYWILHENTNSQLRDRINGYASLKWNITDYLNFKVKGGTDLYNENRLSKSAMYSINDPDGGFTESNYFVNETNFDFLFSFSKDFGADWNVNANFGGNNMYKVYSSNSMTAFGLASPGVYTPANATGQVESTTYFEEQIINSLYGTASVGYKDFLFADISVRNDWSSTLPKANNSFLYPSVNLSYVFSEHLELPNWISNGKLRGGWAEVGNGATPYSTSNVYVSGLPYNGYPMFKYETTQANPDLKPETTQSWEVGLDMGFFNNRLGFEAAYYEKSTYDQIVPADVSAASGYRYSYINAGQIDNRGVELMVFATPVQTKDVTWDVSFNFSKNKNEVVSLAEGVDSFVLGSYWGLTTEARPGEELGTFYGYAYQRDDQGNVMVDENGYAMKTDEKVKLGSINPDWRGGIRNSITYKNFTLSALIDISVGGDIFSVTNMFGEYAGVLDVTAMNREAGRVTPGVSPDGSTNDKVVPTQDYYQSLYGIHEEYIYDATYIKLAELSIAYNIPSTFTKKYGIKGMSVAFVGNNLFMIHKNAPNIDPQAAFGAGLDGQGFEFGQLPSPQSFGFNIKMNF from the coding sequence ATGAGTAAAAGAGTACTTCAATTTCTCTTTTTATTCTTGGGGTTGGTCTTTACGTCCAATGCTCAGGAAAGAAAGATCGAAGGTGTAGTGATGGACGCCTCTGCCAACACTTTACCGGGAGCCACAGTAATGATCGAAGGTACCACTATTGGTGCAGTGACATCATTTGATGGAACTTTTCACATTGATGCACCCGCAAATGCTGAAAAAATTATTGTTCGTCTGATCGGGTACAAATCGCTAACTGTTGACATTGGGACACAATCAAAATTTGAGTTTGTATTAGAAGAAGATGTAGAACAACTTGAAGAAGTCGTAGTAACTGCATTGGGTATTGAGAAAGACAAAAAGTCATTAGGTTATTCAGTATCAGAAGTTAAAGGAGACGATTTGAAAGGATCTGATAACAATGTTTTGAATAACTTAAATGGTAAAGTTGCCGGTGTGATGGTCAACACTTCGTCTGGTGCACCAGGTGCTTCATCAAGAATTACGATACGTGGTAACTCTTCTCTTACAGGTAACAACCAGCCATTATTTATAATTGATGGTGTACCTGTAGATAACTCTTACAACTCTGGGAATACATCTAGTGGTGGAACCGACTTTGGATCGCCAATTAATGATATCAACCCAGACGATATTGAGTCAATGTCCGTTTTGAAAGGGCCAAATGCAGCAGCGCTTTATGGATCAAGAGCACAGAATGGTGCAATTGTAATTACCACAAAATCAGGTAAAGGGTCAGAAGGTTTAGGTGTTTCATTATCAAACACAACCACTTTCCAAAAGCCATTATTATTACCGAATTACCAAAACGAATACGGTCAAGGTTTAAATGGACAATTCTCTTTTGAAGACGGTGCAAATGGTGGTACTTACGATGGGGTAGATGAATCTTGGGGTCCTAAATTGGATGCTGGATTAATGATTCCACAATTCTTCTCGAATGGAGAAGCAGTGCCGTGGGTTTCTAATCCTAACAACGTAGAAGATTTCTTTGAAACAGGTCATGTTTCTACGACGAACTTATCGATTCAAAATGCGACAGAATTATCTCATGTGCGTTTCTCGATGATGTATTCTGATCAGAAAGGTATGGTACCAAATACTGGTTTGGAGAACTATTCTGCTTCTTTGAACTTTGGTCATAAAATCCATGAAAACCTACAATTTGATTCAAAAGTGACTTATTCAAGACGTTCATCAGACAACCTTCCATCTCAAGGATATGGCGAGAATAACGTGATGCAACAGTTCGTTTGGTTTGGACGTCAGGTAGATACTAACATGTTGAAGGATTATAAAAATCCTGATGGAACTCCTTACAATTGGAACTACAGTTACCACGATAACCCGTATTGGATTCTGCACGAAAACACCAACTCTCAGCTGAGAGATAGAATAAATGGTTACGCGTCATTGAAATGGAACATTACTGATTACCTGAACTTTAAAGTTAAAGGTGGTACTGATTTATACAATGAAAATCGTTTGTCTAAATCGGCGATGTATTCCATCAACGATCCTGATGGTGGGTTTACGGAATCAAATTACTTTGTGAACGAAACCAACTTCGATTTCTTGTTCTCATTCTCTAAAGATTTTGGTGCGGATTGGAATGTGAATGCCAACTTTGGTGGTAATAACATGTACAAAGTATATTCTTCAAACTCGATGACAGCCTTTGGTTTAGCATCACCAGGTGTGTATACTCCAGCCAATGCAACTGGACAAGTAGAGTCTACCACTTACTTTGAAGAGCAAATTATCAACTCTTTATATGGAACAGCATCAGTAGGTTATAAAGATTTCTTGTTTGCCGATATTTCAGTAAGAAATGACTGGTCATCGACATTACCTAAGGCAAATAATTCGTTTTTATATCCATCGGTTAACCTTTCATATGTATTCTCTGAACATTTAGAATTACCAAATTGGATATCAAATGGTAAGTTGAGAGGTGGATGGGCCGAAGTAGGCAATGGAGCTACTCCATACTCAACATCGAACGTTTATGTATCGGGATTACCGTATAATGGTTATCCAATGTTTAAATACGAGACAACTCAAGCTAACCCTGATTTAAAACCAGAAACTACTCAATCTTGGGAGGTTGGTTTAGATATGGGATTCTTCAATAACCGTTTAGGATTTGAAGCAGCATATTATGAGAAATCGACGTATGATCAAATTGTTCCTGCCGATGTTTCTGCTGCATCAGGTTATAGATATTCGTATATCAATGCCGGTCAAATTGATAACAGAGGTGTAGAATTAATGGTGTTTGCTACTCCTGTTCAAACCAAAGATGTGACTTGGGATGTGTCATTCAACTTTTCAAAAAACAAAAACGAAGTAGTTTCTTTAGCAGAAGGAGTTGATTCATTTGTGCTAGGTTCTTATTGGGGATTAACTACTGAAGCTAGACCAGGAGAGGAGTTAGGTACTTTCTATGGATATGCTTACCAAAGAGACGATCAAGGAAATGTGATGGTTGATGAAAATGGTTATGCCATGAAAACAGATGAAAAAGTGAAGTTAGGTTCGATTAACCCAGATTGGAGAGGTGGTATCCGTAACTCGATAACTTACAAAAACTTCACATTATCAGCTTTAATTGATATTTCTGTAGGTGGTGACATTTTCTCTGTAACGAATATGTTTGGTGAATATGCCGGTGTTCTTGATGTAACTGCAATGAATCGTGAAGCAGGTAGAGTAACGCCTGGTGTTTCTCCTGACGGATCTACAAACGACAAAGTAGTACCTACTCAAGATTACTATCAATCGCTTTATGGTATTCATGAAGAGTACATTTATGATGCTACTTACATCAAGTTAGCTGAATTATCGATAGCCTATAATATTCCATCAACGTTTACGAAGAAGTACGGAATTAAAGGAATGAGTGTAGCATTTGTAGGAAATAACTTATTTATGATCCACAAAAATGCACCAAATATTGATCCTCAAGCAGCCTTTGGTGCTGGTTTAGACGGTCAAGGTTTCGAATTTGGTCAGTTACCATCTCCTCAAAGTTTTGGTTTCAATATCAAAATGAACTTCTAA